Proteins encoded together in one Elusimicrobiota bacterium window:
- a CDS encoding ABC transporter ATP-binding protein: MSIIEIKGLQKEYPLGTTTVHALRGVDLNVNEGDFMSIIGPSGSGKTTLLNVIGCIDFATTGSVKVSGREITLLNDKEITDIRLNKIGFIFQTFNLIPVLDVIENVEFPLLLMKKQPAAEIRKRAEKLIDEVGLKEFMKHRPAELSGGQRQRVAIARALVTNPDIVLADEPTANLDSVTGDQILELMREMNRIEKTTFIFSTHDANVLKYANNITKIKDGLIEINS; encoded by the coding sequence ATGAGCATTATCGAAATTAAAGGTTTACAAAAAGAGTATCCTCTCGGTACTACCACTGTACATGCACTTCGCGGAGTCGACCTCAATGTCAACGAGGGCGATTTTATGAGTATAATCGGACCGTCAGGCAGCGGAAAGACCACGCTTTTGAATGTCATCGGATGTATAGACTTTGCAACAACCGGAAGCGTGAAAGTCAGCGGCAGAGAGATAACTTTACTGAATGACAAAGAAATTACCGATATAAGACTTAATAAGATTGGATTTATATTTCAAACATTCAATCTTATACCTGTTCTTGACGTCATTGAAAATGTGGAGTTCCCCCTTCTTTTGATGAAGAAACAGCCGGCTGCAGAAATACGGAAACGGGCTGAAAAACTAATTGATGAAGTGGGACTGAAAGAATTTATGAAACACCGTCCGGCAGAGCTTTCCGGCGGACAGAGGCAGCGCGTAGCAATAGCGCGGGCGCTTGTTACTAATCCCGACATAGTACTTGCTGATGAACCGACAGCAAACCTCGATTCGGTAACAGGTGACCAGATTCTGGAATTAATGAGGGAAATGAACCGGATAGAGAAAACGACATTTATTTTTTCAACCCATGACGCCAATGTCTTAAAATATGCAAATAATATAACAAAAATTAAAGACGGACTCATTGAAATAAATAGTTAG
- a CDS encoding efflux RND transporter permease subunit, which yields MNLARLSIKRPTFVTAVIVVMLIVGFIFMKRMSVDMFPDVTFPYVGVTTIYPGAGPQEMETLVSKVLEEQISSIAGLKNVTSTSQDGLSLVFAEFNLGTDAKYAEQQVKDKVAQVRNNLPNDIKEPIIKRFDPADRPILFLSLSANLNPAELYDLADTTIKNGLEQIANVSSVEIIGGTKREIQVNLDLKKLKEYETSLSMVAGRVAANSENIPIGKVSQGVNELTFRSIGEYKSVDQIKNVVVNFFGSDVPVTIDKLGEVNDTTEEVKTLGLLNGKSALLIDVYKQSGSNTVEVSDSLMKRISKLNDILKNVRGTPSLAIIQDGARPIRMNLEDVRNTIFEGILLAIIVVFLFLGSLRSTFITVIALPNSLVGAFIFMGLAGFSINMLSLMALSLTVGLLIDDAIVVRENIFRHIENGETPMVAAQKGTDEVMLAVIATTLTVIAVFLPVGFLQGMVGQFFKEFGLTVVFAMTISLFDALTTAPMLSAYMISNIKPEKKKDSVLVSILNAPVRWFGIVQDWLDKVYENTIRFTLKHKLTIIFLAVFIFLSSLGLIKNIPKTFMPSNEFGEFFVSLEADPGCSLSQMEKYTNEVDVILRKEKDIEYVSATIGNTNGESNVASLYIKMVPSNQRKRSTADMKEYVRNILSPYAKILHLKVNDMSMGGGDQQPFNFMLVGDNLDDLAKISNGLIDKLKKIPGLVDVDTNYKPGKPEYQIKMNPSKMIKLGVQSITAGLELRGMVEGIIPAKYRENGLEYDIRIKLQNDQRDLSKLFSSLYVPNVNMQLVKLSNIADPVKTTGPSKIYRRNRSRYVMIVGNMGKNGAIGDITAQAKKILSKEKLPEGVTYEFIGTSEDMMDLFKNMMIAAALSIIFIYLALASLYESLIIPFTIMLALPLAIVGGLIATFVAHQTLNMFTMIGFIMLLGLVTKNSILLVDYTQRLIRKGIDCNEAIVKAGLTRLRPILMTTFALIAGMMPLALGLSEVGKSRRGMGIAIIGGLVSSTVLTLVVIPAVFGYMDTLRRWTRKLVGRPELREIDKEED from the coding sequence ATGAATTTAGCAAGATTATCCATAAAAAGACCGACTTTTGTGACAGCGGTTATAGTTGTTATGCTTATAGTAGGTTTTATTTTTATGAAACGTATGAGTGTGGATATGTTCCCGGATGTAACTTTCCCGTATGTAGGGGTTACAACAATATATCCCGGCGCCGGTCCGCAAGAAATGGAAACCCTTGTATCAAAAGTGCTTGAAGAACAAATAAGTTCAATTGCAGGTTTAAAAAATGTAACTTCTACAAGTCAGGACGGGTTATCACTGGTTTTCGCAGAGTTTAATCTTGGAACTGATGCTAAATATGCAGAACAACAAGTCAAAGATAAAGTAGCTCAGGTACGAAATAATCTGCCTAATGATATCAAGGAACCCATTATAAAAAGATTTGACCCTGCCGACAGACCAATCTTGTTTTTAAGTTTATCCGCAAACCTCAATCCTGCTGAACTTTACGATTTGGCAGATACTACTATAAAAAACGGACTCGAACAAATTGCGAATGTCAGCAGTGTTGAAATCATCGGAGGTACAAAAAGAGAGATACAGGTTAACTTGGATCTGAAAAAACTCAAGGAATATGAAACGAGCCTTTCTATGGTCGCCGGAAGGGTCGCTGCCAATAGCGAAAATATTCCTATAGGAAAAGTTTCTCAGGGTGTCAATGAACTGACTTTCAGAAGTATTGGTGAATATAAATCAGTTGATCAAATAAAAAATGTTGTGGTAAATTTTTTTGGTAGTGACGTACCTGTAACGATAGATAAGCTTGGTGAGGTTAACGATACGACAGAAGAAGTAAAAACGTTGGGTCTTTTAAACGGTAAATCGGCATTGCTGATAGATGTATATAAACAGTCAGGCTCAAACACCGTTGAGGTTTCAGATTCACTAATGAAGCGGATAAGCAAACTTAACGACATATTAAAAAATGTAAGAGGTACACCGAGTCTTGCTATCATTCAAGATGGAGCAAGACCTATCAGGATGAATCTTGAAGACGTCAGGAATACTATTTTTGAAGGGATACTGCTGGCAATTATTGTAGTATTTCTTTTTCTGGGTAGTTTAAGGTCAACCTTTATTACGGTTATAGCCCTTCCAAACAGTTTGGTAGGTGCTTTTATTTTTATGGGGCTGGCAGGATTTTCAATCAACATGCTTTCCTTAATGGCACTTTCGCTTACTGTGGGATTGCTGATAGATGATGCAATAGTTGTCCGCGAGAACATTTTCAGACATATTGAGAACGGCGAAACCCCAATGGTAGCAGCCCAGAAAGGGACAGATGAAGTTATGCTTGCCGTAATAGCGACGACTCTGACTGTAATAGCGGTGTTTTTGCCGGTCGGATTTTTGCAGGGAATGGTAGGTCAGTTCTTCAAGGAATTTGGATTAACTGTTGTTTTTGCTATGACAATTTCGCTATTTGACGCTTTAACCACCGCACCGATGCTTTCGGCATATATGATTTCCAATATTAAACCGGAAAAGAAAAAAGATTCAGTTTTAGTTTCAATACTCAATGCACCTGTAAGATGGTTCGGAATTGTGCAGGATTGGCTTGACAAGGTTTATGAAAATACTATAAGATTCACGCTCAAGCATAAATTGACAATTATCTTTTTAGCGGTATTTATATTTTTATCAAGTTTAGGTTTAATAAAAAATATACCCAAAACATTCATGCCGAGTAACGAATTTGGTGAATTTTTTGTTTCTTTGGAAGCCGACCCAGGTTGTTCACTTAGCCAGATGGAAAAATATACAAATGAAGTGGATGTGATTTTAAGAAAAGAAAAAGATATAGAATATGTTTCCGCAACTATCGGAAATACCAATGGCGAAAGCAATGTAGCTTCCTTATATATAAAAATGGTACCTTCAAATCAGAGAAAACGTTCTACGGCAGATATGAAAGAATATGTCAGAAATATTTTAAGCCCTTATGCTAAAATTCTCCATTTAAAAGTAAACGATATGTCTATGGGAGGTGGCGATCAGCAGCCGTTTAATTTTATGCTTGTCGGTGACAATCTGGATGATCTGGCTAAGATATCAAACGGTTTAATCGATAAACTCAAAAAAATACCTGGTCTTGTGGATGTTGATACAAATTACAAGCCGGGTAAACCGGAATATCAGATAAAGATGAATCCTTCTAAGATGATTAAGCTTGGAGTTCAGTCAATTACCGCCGGATTGGAATTGCGAGGAATGGTTGAAGGTATTATTCCTGCAAAATACCGTGAAAACGGATTAGAATATGATATCAGAATAAAATTGCAGAATGATCAGCGTGATTTAAGCAAGTTGTTTAGTTCACTATATGTACCGAATGTTAATATGCAGCTGGTCAAACTTAGTAACATTGCTGACCCGGTCAAAACAACAGGTCCTTCCAAAATTTACCGAAGAAACAGATCCCGTTATGTTATGATAGTTGGAAATATGGGTAAGAATGGAGCCATTGGCGATATAACAGCTCAGGCGAAAAAAATATTATCTAAAGAAAAATTGCCAGAAGGTGTAACATATGAGTTTATTGGAACATCGGAAGATATGATGGACTTATTTAAAAACATGATGATAGCTGCAGCTTTGTCAATAATATTTATATATCTTGCCCTCGCAAGTTTATACGAATCGTTGATAATACCGTTTACAATAATGCTTGCACTACCATTGGCAATTGTTGGCGGATTGATAGCTACTTTTGTTGCACACCAGACATTAAATATGTTCACAATGATTGGTTTTATAATGCTATTAGGGCTTGTTACTAAAAACTCGATACTGTTGGTTGACTATACCCAGCGACTCATACGAAAAGGAATTGATTGTAACGAAGCTATTGTAAAGGCGGGACTTACAAGATTACGACCTATACTTATGACTACCTTTGCACTTATAGCAGGTATGATGCCGTTAGCCCTCGGACTAAGTGAAGTCGGTAAATCCCGAAGGGGTATGGGTATTGCCATCATTGGCGGACTAGTAAGTTCAACAGTACTTACGCTGGTGGTTATTCCTGCCGTTTTTGGTTATATGGATACTCTTCGCAGGTGGACCAGAAAATTAGTAGGAAGACCCGAACTAAGAGAAATTGATAAAGAAGAAGATTAA
- a CDS encoding TolC family protein, whose product MKKKTTILLVIFFNILFYNYCAAQEILTIEKYLSQVEENNPDIKSVELSIKAIDQKILEMDMAYSPYFSGNFNYMDDKSGPGFGSTLPTQEMWLTSWNLGLNKKFPFGSLVSLGYIDSTAEFDLTQPTVIIGPDKVSNFKGYDIKPFVRVKQSLLKDYNSRLTQSGIKKAKNAARAGQYMQIFKKQQILLKAQSAYLSLSFDREVVYFRKKSLERAEKIFKWNEDKYNLNLADKSDLLQSQAGYKLRDFNLTMAVEDEVTACRNFNEIRGKSSEVVEEQLQKLEEISKDYEGTGSLTYSGQRADVLSAKMFYESSKFANTEAQYRSGPELSVFGLASLHGLDLNYSDAWSQVTGADKPTYTVGVNFMTSLDFGLIKKVRNGYTIDVKSYEESLIKTELSAKNDWEQILKNWNNVKSRLINAVEIKNIQSERLDNEQQRFQRGRTTTFQLLAAQNDLDDAELNVYRLILEQMITHAQTNLYNTKPIE is encoded by the coding sequence ATGAAGAAAAAAACAACAATTTTATTGGTTATTTTTTTTAATATATTATTTTATAATTATTGTGCTGCCCAGGAGATACTGACAATTGAAAAGTATTTATCTCAGGTAGAAGAAAACAATCCTGATATAAAATCCGTTGAGTTATCTATAAAAGCAATTGACCAGAAAATATTAGAAATGGATATGGCGTATTCACCTTATTTTTCCGGTAATTTCAATTATATGGATGATAAGAGCGGGCCTGGTTTTGGTTCAACGCTGCCCACACAGGAAATGTGGCTGACATCGTGGAATTTGGGATTAAACAAAAAATTCCCTTTTGGTTCGCTTGTATCTCTCGGTTATATAGATTCAACGGCAGAATTTGATTTGACGCAGCCGACTGTAATAATCGGACCGGACAAGGTTTCAAATTTTAAGGGATATGATATAAAACCATTTGTGCGAGTAAAACAGTCGCTATTAAAGGATTATAATTCGCGGTTAACCCAGTCAGGTATAAAAAAAGCAAAAAATGCGGCAAGAGCCGGTCAATATATGCAGATATTCAAGAAACAGCAAATTCTATTAAAAGCGCAATCGGCATATTTATCACTATCTTTTGACAGAGAAGTGGTTTATTTTAGGAAAAAATCTTTGGAGCGTGCAGAAAAAATATTTAAATGGAATGAGGATAAATACAATCTTAATTTGGCTGATAAAAGTGACCTGTTGCAATCTCAAGCCGGTTACAAATTAAGAGATTTTAACCTTACGATGGCAGTTGAAGATGAAGTAACTGCATGCCGTAATTTCAACGAAATTAGGGGTAAATCAAGTGAAGTTGTTGAAGAACAACTTCAGAAACTGGAAGAAATAAGTAAAGATTATGAAGGGACCGGTAGTTTGACTTATTCCGGTCAGCGGGCAGATGTCTTGTCTGCAAAAATGTTTTATGAAAGCAGTAAATTTGCAAATACCGAAGCACAGTACCGTTCCGGTCCGGAATTAAGTGTTTTCGGATTAGCATCTCTTCACGGACTTGATTTAAATTACTCCGATGCCTGGAGTCAGGTTACAGGTGCAGATAAACCTACTTACACGGTTGGCGTTAATTTTATGACATCGCTGGATTTTGGACTTATAAAAAAAGTTCGTAACGGATACACAATAGATGTAAAGTCATATGAAGAATCGTTAATTAAGACAGAGCTTTCCGCAAAAAATGACTGGGAACAGATTTTAAAAAACTGGAACAATGTAAAATCAAGATTGATTAATGCGGTTGAAATAAAAAATATACAAAGTGAAAGATTGGACAATGAGCAGCAGAGGTTTCAGCGTGGAAGAACGACAACATTTCAGCTTCTTGCCGCTCAAAATGATCTGGACGATGCAGAATTAAATGTGTATAGGTTAATATTGGAACAAATGATTACACACGCACAGACAAATCTTTACAATACGAAACCGATAGAATAG
- a CDS encoding FtsX-like permease family protein gives MTLGNGIITGMNDGIKKNIVNAFMGDIVLISDKQKTDNVFFDFMGASVEPISTYKQIDAILKTQNYVDRYLPVGKNLAMILQEDENTPSPAYLLGVNIVQYQKMFPNSFKVIEGRLLKPGERGILIPTHVRNEHIYTAFNTWIIPENGKLIKQNMTKEALENIQNITISSSIVLMGMANGVNSATDVRFVVKGIVKYNALKTMFGHFCITDIESYRECLGYFSTADTAVDVPKEEKKLLTMGSSDLDSMFGSESLVISNTQNKAPKLKKSGTSAQKEQTNIESGIYNIVFVKLKDGVSYQVAIAKLNRVLSESKTGVRAITWNKASGPIGSMAIIIKGALFVFVTILFCVAVIIIINTLTMAALERTSEIGMMRAVGARKSFIGGMFIGETGILSAVFGGAGIITGIIIVKLIPLFKITTSNDMVQLLYGGDIFHPVLMVPDISLTVLQLIFVTIIAALYPVGVARGITPLDAISRD, from the coding sequence ATGACGTTGGGTAATGGTATAATAACAGGCATGAATGACGGTATCAAGAAAAACATAGTGAACGCATTCATGGGTGACATAGTGTTGATATCCGATAAACAAAAGACCGATAACGTATTTTTTGATTTCATGGGAGCATCAGTAGAGCCTATAAGCACATATAAGCAGATAGATGCAATCCTTAAAACTCAGAATTATGTAGACCGATACCTACCTGTTGGGAAAAATCTTGCTATGATATTGCAAGAGGATGAAAACACACCAAGCCCCGCTTATCTTTTAGGTGTCAATATTGTACAATATCAAAAAATGTTTCCTAATAGTTTTAAGGTCATAGAAGGTCGGTTGCTTAAGCCGGGAGAAAGAGGAATTTTGATACCAACCCATGTCCGTAACGAACATATATATACCGCTTTTAATACATGGATTATTCCGGAAAACGGCAAGCTTATAAAACAGAATATGACAAAGGAAGCCCTTGAAAATATTCAAAATATCACTATTTCTTCAAGTATTGTTCTTATGGGAATGGCAAACGGTGTGAACTCTGCTACTGATGTCAGATTTGTAGTTAAAGGTATAGTGAAATATAATGCGCTTAAAACTATGTTTGGTCATTTCTGTATTACGGATATTGAATCATATCGTGAATGTCTTGGTTATTTTTCCACAGCAGATACTGCTGTTGATGTCCCAAAGGAAGAGAAGAAATTGTTAACCATGGGAAGTTCCGACCTTGACTCTATGTTCGGGTCAGAATCTCTTGTTATATCAAATACCCAGAATAAAGCACCGAAACTTAAAAAATCCGGTACATCAGCGCAAAAAGAACAAACAAATATAGAAAGCGGGATTTACAATATTGTTTTCGTCAAACTTAAAGATGGAGTCTCATACCAGGTAGCTATCGCAAAACTGAATCGCGTACTTTCGGAATCAAAAACCGGAGTAAGAGCGATTACATGGAATAAGGCATCGGGTCCTATTGGCAGCATGGCGATAATTATTAAAGGGGCATTGTTTGTTTTCGTAACAATACTTTTTTGTGTAGCGGTTATAATTATCATTAATACGCTTACTATGGCGGCGCTGGAAAGAACTTCTGAAATAGGAATGATGCGTGCGGTCGGTGCAAGAAAGTCATTTATTGGGGGAATGTTCATTGGGGAAACTGGAATACTATCTGCAGTTTTCGGCGGTGCCGGTATCATCACAGGCATAATAATAGTCAAACTGATACCGCTGTTTAAAATAACTACTTCTAATGATATGGTTCAGCTGCTTTATGGCGGCGATATTTTTCATCCGGTGCTGATGGTGCCGGATATCAGCCTGACGGTACTGCAGTTAATATTTGTTACTATTATTGCGGCGCTATATCCGGTAGGTGTTGCCAGAGGCATTACGCCGTTAGATGCGATTTCTAGGGACTGA
- a CDS encoding TetR/AcrR family transcriptional regulator: MPKPKSWDPEVKRQKILNAAIKILNNKEYHKCPIDEIAKNAGVAKGTVYLYFKSKEELYFSILFMLTDKLNEMADDIYKSNLSASKKLLLFLEKQLDFMGKYRNIFMAVRQNLKSHKEKFHNALNKKINVLMDIVSQIIEKGKKDGEFKSFPSSSLAALYLSLMSVNIHQKIGMHNKMIEINITPQFIWDVFSKGIEK; this comes from the coding sequence ATGCCAAAACCAAAAAGCTGGGATCCCGAAGTAAAAAGACAAAAAATTTTAAATGCTGCAATTAAAATTCTAAACAATAAGGAATATCATAAATGTCCTATTGACGAAATTGCAAAGAATGCAGGTGTTGCAAAAGGGACAGTATATCTGTATTTCAAAAGTAAAGAAGAACTTTATTTTTCAATACTTTTTATGTTAACGGATAAATTAAACGAAATGGCGGATGATATCTACAAAAGTAATCTATCGGCAAGTAAGAAACTATTACTGTTTTTGGAAAAACAATTAGATTTTATGGGAAAATACCGAAATATTTTTATGGCTGTCAGACAGAATTTAAAATCACATAAAGAAAAATTTCATAATGCGCTTAATAAAAAGATTAATGTACTTATGGATATAGTCTCCCAAATTATTGAAAAAGGTAAAAAAGATGGTGAATTTAAAAGTTTTCCGTCTTCATCGCTTGCGGCGTTATATCTTTCACTTATGTCTGTCAATATACACCAGAAAATAGGAATGCATAATAAGATGATAGAAATTAATATCACTCCACAGTTTATATGGGACGTTTTTTCAAAGGGAATAGAAAAATGA
- a CDS encoding DUF2723 domain-containing protein produces MSKHKKNKINHQFKNNVNQPVSREDWTDFIFSRKELIVAFAIFISVFCVYLLTFCKMFFFDALMFASLIAEKESGWSSRLAWANHLSFNFYGNLFWKFLKFIGLQKIVETAPPEGYSTLQVMNSLFGSLTSALFFLWLKKLTGKNWIAICFSLLLAFSNTFWWRSTDAHVYPPSVFHTFISLWLAWSYMRYPNRKKLLILACSLGLTVLMHQGNIFLIPAIAVAVLYVKKERIKNFAIFSAVTGFIIVIPYLWALTYQERILLSRDGNLVINQKSVLASYKWLLGNADYIGPEGKMDLKQNGYWKMFNLKNMTIVNTKVLMNCIWFRSGFGTPGNQFWPIVSKIIFISLSLFFFFKVKFWKKQPHIFALFVIWMGTYILIVTNFNPGNGDYWYQHLITIFILIAYSFSEFLNDENVSLLLRKAVMGLFLCSVVVIPTVNFFDSIYPISRVENNENYLKALFIKKYVEKGGVVIISGIGWNPGKVYIPSFANVGRISFDLIFCYNPKAEGLRILKNQVETLISQGMNVYALSEIFSEVTGKGLKDWNVSMNEIKDIFKWYDFKILGTYRDGMKIMQLFPKKGSAAYYRGSGISYYNAKEYNKSLEDFLNIPESSKTAFDYKLIGNCYILTNNIQTALPFWKRALQLSPSDTELKRLIDHYSHPQ; encoded by the coding sequence ATGAGTAAACATAAAAAAAATAAAATAAATCACCAATTTAAAAACAATGTAAACCAACCTGTATCTCGGGAAGATTGGACTGACTTCATTTTTTCAAGAAAGGAATTAATTGTTGCCTTTGCAATTTTCATATCTGTCTTTTGTGTTTATCTTCTGACTTTCTGTAAAATGTTTTTTTTCGATGCTTTAATGTTTGCCTCGCTTATTGCAGAAAAAGAATCCGGGTGGAGTTCGCGGCTCGCGTGGGCTAATCATTTAAGTTTCAACTTCTATGGTAATTTATTTTGGAAATTTCTCAAATTTATCGGGTTACAAAAAATAGTTGAAACTGCACCGCCGGAGGGCTACAGCACCCTTCAGGTTATGAATTCGCTTTTTGGTTCTTTAACTTCCGCGCTTTTCTTTTTATGGTTAAAGAAATTAACAGGTAAAAACTGGATAGCAATCTGTTTTTCGCTGCTGCTCGCCTTCTCAAATACTTTTTGGTGGCGAAGTACCGATGCGCATGTTTACCCGCCTTCGGTTTTCCATACATTTATTTCGTTGTGGCTTGCATGGTCATATATGCGATATCCAAACAGGAAGAAACTTTTAATCCTGGCATGTTCATTGGGACTAACGGTTCTGATGCATCAAGGTAATATTTTTCTTATTCCAGCAATTGCTGTTGCAGTATTATATGTAAAAAAGGAAAGGATTAAAAATTTTGCTATATTTTCCGCAGTTACCGGTTTTATAATTGTAATACCGTACTTATGGGCGTTAACATATCAGGAACGGATATTATTATCAAGAGATGGAAATTTAGTTATTAATCAAAAATCCGTTTTGGCTTCCTATAAATGGCTTCTTGGCAACGCCGATTATATCGGACCTGAAGGGAAGATGGATTTGAAACAGAACGGTTACTGGAAAATGTTTAATTTAAAAAATATGACAATAGTTAATACGAAGGTATTAATGAATTGTATCTGGTTCAGGTCGGGTTTTGGTACTCCCGGGAACCAATTTTGGCCTATTGTCTCAAAAATAATATTTATCAGCTTATCACTTTTTTTCTTTTTTAAAGTGAAATTCTGGAAAAAACAACCGCATATATTTGCCCTTTTTGTAATCTGGATGGGAACTTATATTTTAATTGTAACAAATTTTAATCCGGGGAACGGGGATTACTGGTACCAGCATTTAATAACTATTTTTATTTTAATTGCCTATTCGTTTTCCGAGTTTTTAAACGATGAAAATGTAAGTTTGTTGTTGAGAAAGGCAGTAATGGGTTTATTTTTATGTTCAGTTGTTGTAATTCCGACAGTAAACTTTTTTGATTCAATTTATCCGATTTCCAGGGTTGAAAATAATGAAAATTATTTAAAGGCGTTATTTATAAAAAAATATGTAGAAAAAGGCGGCGTAGTAATAATTTCCGGGATAGGGTGGAATCCCGGGAAGGTTTATATACCTTCATTTGCAAATGTAGGGCGGATTTCTTTCGATTTAATTTTTTGTTATAATCCTAAAGCTGAAGGACTCCGGATTTTAAAAAATCAAGTCGAAACGCTTATAAGCCAGGGTATGAATGTTTATGCGTTATCTGAAATATTTTCAGAAGTGACCGGGAAAGGACTTAAGGACTGGAATGTTTCGATGAACGAAATAAAGGATATTTTCAAATGGTATGATTTCAAAATACTTGGAACCTACCGCGACGGCATGAAAATTATGCAGTTATTTCCTAAAAAGGGTTCAGCCGCTTATTATAGAGGTTCAGGGATAAGTTATTATAATGCGAAAGAATATAATAAGTCATTGGAAGATTTCTTAAATATTCCTGAAAGCAGCAAGACAGCTTTCGATTACAAGCTTATAGGTAATTGTTATATTTTAACCAATAATATACAAACTGCACTTCCTTTCTGGAAAAGAGCATTGCAGTTGAGCCCATCAGATACCGAACTAAAAAGATTAATCGATCATTATTCCCATCCTCAATAA